A window from Mesorhizobium sp. WSM2240 encodes these proteins:
- a CDS encoding septal ring lytic transglycosylase RlpA family protein yields MLNLALTRPGRASAVAALAIAAVFLAACGAPQSKGMVNTKNKRSKEYFAESEYGVKASPRVTTKKSNLQRGGGRDQLGRPYKVRGKMYYPKEDKNYKKVGAASWYGDAFHGRLTANGEVYDMTHLTAAHPTMPLPSYARVTNLKNGSSIIVRVNDRGPYSHGRLIDLSKRAAELLDYTHIGTAKVQVEYVGRAPLHGRDDQYLMASYRPGNRAPDPSDGLASGVMIAMNGPTPSADAARSAAFPGVMSDSAPAAQPQVQPVMAANAGAFGDLALPAFGPIAPERPGIDMIFETQVALATMSYAPNQRLQSAAKAFAALERGAMSPDDVAQSWKRLNPAGADAALQPYVAAGSFATLAEAQKVARVLSGFGRATLETSEIDGAQLHSVNLYSDGRNGLDAMLEAAWANGAPDAMTIRD; encoded by the coding sequence ATGCTCAATCTGGCGCTGACGCGTCCTGGTCGCGCTTCCGCTGTCGCCGCGTTGGCCATTGCAGCGGTATTTCTTGCCGCCTGCGGCGCCCCGCAATCCAAGGGCATGGTCAACACCAAGAACAAGCGCTCCAAGGAATATTTCGCCGAGTCCGAGTATGGCGTGAAGGCGAGCCCGCGCGTCACCACCAAGAAATCGAACCTGCAGCGCGGCGGCGGCCGCGACCAGCTCGGCCGGCCCTACAAGGTGCGCGGCAAGATGTATTACCCGAAGGAAGACAAGAACTACAAAAAGGTCGGCGCGGCTTCCTGGTATGGCGACGCTTTTCACGGCCGGCTCACCGCCAATGGCGAAGTCTACGACATGACGCATCTGACCGCAGCGCACCCGACCATGCCGCTGCCGAGCTACGCCCGCGTCACCAATCTGAAGAACGGCAGTTCCATTATCGTGCGCGTCAACGATCGCGGCCCCTATTCGCATGGCCGGCTGATCGACCTATCGAAGCGCGCCGCCGAACTGCTCGACTACACCCATATCGGCACCGCCAAGGTGCAGGTGGAATATGTCGGCCGCGCGCCGCTGCACGGCCGCGACGACCAGTACCTGATGGCTTCCTACCGGCCCGGCAACCGCGCTCCCGATCCGTCCGACGGCCTCGCCAGCGGTGTCATGATCGCCATGAACGGTCCGACGCCGAGCGCCGATGCCGCTCGATCGGCAGCCTTTCCGGGTGTGATGTCCGACAGCGCGCCTGCCGCGCAGCCGCAGGTCCAGCCGGTGATGGCGGCCAACGCCGGCGCGTTCGGCGATCTCGCGCTGCCGGCCTTCGGCCCGATCGCGCCCGAGCGTCCCGGCATCGACATGATCTTCGAAACTCAGGTCGCGCTGGCGACCATGTCCTACGCACCCAACCAGCGGCTGCAGAGCGCGGCGAAGGCCTTCGCGGCCCTCGAACGCGGCGCCATGTCGCCCGACGATGTCGCGCAATCCTGGAAGCGGCTCAACCCGGCAGGAGCGGACGCCGCGTTGCAGCCCTATGTCGCCGCCGGTTCCTTCGCCACGCTGGCCGAGGCCCAGAAGGTCGCGCGCGTGCTGTCCGGCTTCGGCCGCGCCACGCTGGAGACCTCCGAGATCGACGGCGCTCAGCTCCATTCGGTCAACCTCTATTCCGATGGCCGCAACGGGCTCGACGCCATGCTGGAAGCGGCGTGGGCGAACGGCGCTCCCGACGCCATGACTATCCGCGACTGA
- a CDS encoding D-alanyl-D-alanine carboxypeptidase family protein: MAMLGAVAPAQAQLFETKAAQAFMIDAETGTILFSKNPDQPIPPASLAKLMTMEVVFNAIRAGRYTLDDKFVVSENAWRTGGAGSGGSTMFAELNSEIRLEDLIQGVVVQSANDGCIIIAEGMAGSEENFAALMTERARELGLTESVFKNSTGLPAEGQVVTARELVKLALHIFNEYPDFYRYYSQPDFTWNKITQRNRNPLLTMNIGADGMKTGYTEESGYAIVGSVARNDRRLFVALSGMASERERAEEARKIVDWGMRAFEKSELFAEGETVGEAQVYGGTKSGVALKAKGPISIFVPITNRDRLTARIVYQGPVIAPVEEGAPIGSLRVSIGDTLSQETPLYAAESVETGALHQRALDAVGELLVGWLR; encoded by the coding sequence ATGGCGATGCTCGGCGCCGTTGCCCCGGCGCAGGCGCAGCTATTCGAGACCAAGGCGGCTCAGGCCTTCATGATCGATGCCGAAACCGGCACGATCCTGTTCTCAAAAAATCCGGACCAGCCAATCCCGCCGGCCTCGCTTGCCAAGCTGATGACCATGGAGGTGGTGTTCAACGCCATCAGGGCCGGGCGCTATACGCTCGACGATAAATTCGTGGTCAGCGAGAACGCCTGGCGCACCGGCGGGGCGGGTTCGGGCGGCTCGACCATGTTCGCCGAACTGAATTCGGAGATCAGGCTGGAAGATCTGATCCAGGGCGTCGTCGTGCAGTCGGCCAATGACGGCTGCATCATCATCGCCGAAGGCATGGCCGGCAGCGAGGAGAATTTCGCCGCACTGATGACCGAACGTGCCCGCGAACTAGGCCTCACCGAATCGGTGTTCAAGAACTCCACCGGCCTGCCTGCCGAGGGCCAGGTGGTGACGGCACGCGAACTGGTCAAGCTCGCCCTGCACATCTTCAACGAATATCCGGACTTCTACAGATATTATTCCCAGCCGGATTTCACCTGGAACAAGATTACCCAGCGCAACCGCAACCCGTTGCTGACGATGAACATCGGCGCGGACGGCATGAAGACCGGCTACACCGAGGAATCCGGCTATGCGATCGTCGGCTCTGTGGCGCGCAACGACAGACGTCTCTTCGTCGCCTTGAGCGGCATGGCCTCCGAGCGCGAGCGCGCGGAGGAAGCGCGCAAGATCGTCGACTGGGGGATGCGAGCCTTCGAGAAGAGCGAGCTCTTCGCCGAGGGCGAGACGGTCGGCGAGGCGCAGGTCTATGGCGGCACAAAATCCGGCGTGGCGCTGAAGGCCAAAGGTCCGATCTCCATTTTCGTGCCGATTACCAATCGCGACCGGCTGACGGCGCGCATTGTCTACCAGGGGCCGGTGATCGCGCCGGTCGAGGAGGGCGCCCCCATAGGCTCGCTGCGCGTCTCCATCGGCGATACGCTGAGCCAGGAAACACCGCTCTACGCCGCCGAAAGCGTCGAAACCGGAGCGCTGCACCAGCGTGCTCTCGACGCTGTCGGTGAATTGCTGGTCGGCTGGCTGCGCTGA
- the tmk gene encoding dTMP kinase has product MARGFFISFEGGEGAGKSTQIARLAAKLRAKGYDLVVTREPGGSPGAEAVRHVILSGAAEPFGPEMEALLFAAARSDHVEQLIAPAIARGSVVLCDRFLDSSRVYQGGAGDLDPGFMTALERVAVNGTVPDMTLIFDIDPVEGLTRANARRGDETPDRFEKETLAVHQRRREAFLAIARSEPERCVVIDASAGPDEVEDAVTTAVFAALEARAEPRRSKEG; this is encoded by the coding sequence TTGGCGCGCGGATTTTTCATAAGTTTCGAAGGCGGGGAAGGGGCGGGCAAGTCGACGCAGATCGCCCGGCTCGCCGCGAAGCTGCGCGCCAAGGGCTATGATCTTGTCGTCACTCGCGAACCTGGCGGCTCACCTGGCGCCGAGGCCGTGCGCCACGTCATCCTCTCGGGCGCGGCCGAGCCGTTCGGGCCGGAAATGGAAGCGCTGCTCTTCGCCGCCGCCCGCTCCGATCACGTCGAACAGCTCATTGCGCCGGCGATCGCGCGCGGCAGCGTCGTACTGTGCGACCGCTTCCTCGATTCGTCGCGGGTCTATCAGGGCGGGGCGGGGGACCTCGATCCCGGCTTTATGACCGCGCTGGAGCGCGTCGCCGTCAACGGCACTGTCCCCGACATGACGCTGATCTTCGACATCGACCCGGTCGAGGGGCTGACGCGCGCAAACGCCCGGCGCGGCGACGAGACGCCGGACCGCTTCGAGAAGGAGACACTGGCGGTCCATCAGCGCCGCCGCGAGGCATTTCTCGCCATTGCCCGCAGCGAGCCGGAGCGCTGCGTCGTCATCGACGCCTCGGCAGGCCCCGACGAGGTCGAAGATGCTGTGACCACGGCGGTCTTTGCCGCGCTCGAAGCACGGGCCGAACCGCGCCGTTCGAAGGAGGGCTGA
- a CDS encoding DNA polymerase III subunit delta': MMFERIAPEQHDTLEGVPEPSENPHLHGHRAASNMLAAAYRTGKLPHALLFAGPQGVGKATLAFHLANHLLRHPSHGDAPAELAAPDRASPLFRQVAMGAHPSVLHLTRPFNDKTKTFKTVVTVDEIRRVSRFLSMTSHDGSYRVVIVDPADDMNVNAANALLKNLEEPPARTIFVLIAHALGSLLPTIRSRCQIVRLGPLEPDELMAALEGAGQEPPQEARARAALATRAGGSVREAILLTQYGGLEIAEAMDRIVVAPKLDIAAAHKLAEVAGGRGQDIPFDIFNRHALDLLADAASRAALEGQGPRANRLTESWHQALTSVTETETYNLDKKQHALGMIIRLKEALRM; encoded by the coding sequence CTGATGTTCGAACGTATTGCGCCGGAACAGCACGACACACTCGAAGGCGTGCCCGAGCCTTCGGAAAACCCGCATCTGCATGGCCATCGTGCGGCGTCGAATATGCTGGCCGCAGCCTATCGCACCGGCAAGCTGCCACACGCGCTGCTCTTTGCCGGGCCGCAAGGCGTCGGCAAGGCGACGCTCGCCTTTCACCTCGCTAACCACCTTCTTCGCCATCCGTCGCATGGCGACGCGCCGGCTGAACTTGCCGCACCCGACCGGGCATCGCCGCTGTTTCGGCAGGTGGCGATGGGCGCGCATCCCTCCGTGCTGCATCTGACGCGCCCGTTCAACGATAAGACGAAAACCTTTAAGACAGTGGTTACGGTCGACGAGATCCGCCGCGTCAGCCGCTTCCTGTCGATGACCTCGCATGACGGCAGCTATCGCGTCGTCATCGTCGATCCGGCCGACGACATGAACGTCAATGCCGCCAACGCGCTCCTGAAAAATCTGGAGGAGCCGCCCGCCCGCACGATTTTCGTGCTGATCGCGCATGCTCTCGGAAGCCTGCTGCCTACCATCCGCTCGCGGTGCCAGATCGTCCGGCTGGGACCGCTCGAGCCGGACGAATTGATGGCGGCGCTGGAGGGCGCCGGCCAGGAGCCGCCGCAGGAAGCGCGCGCCCGCGCGGCGCTCGCGACAAGGGCGGGAGGCAGCGTGCGCGAGGCGATCCTCCTGACGCAATATGGCGGGCTGGAGATCGCCGAGGCGATGGACAGGATAGTGGTCGCGCCAAAACTCGATATCGCCGCAGCCCACAAGCTCGCCGAAGTCGCCGGCGGCCGCGGCCAGGACATTCCGTTCGACATCTTCAACCGGCACGCGCTCGACCTTCTTGCGGATGCGGCGAGCCGCGCGGCACTTGAAGGCCAGGGGCCGCGCGCCAACCGGCTCACCGAGAGCTGGCATCAGGCGCTGACGTCGGTGACCGAGACCGAGACCTACAATCTCGACAAGAAGCAGCACGCGCTCGGCATGATCATCCGCCTCAAGGAGGCGCTTCGAATGTGA
- the metG gene encoding methionine--tRNA ligase, with the protein MSREKFYITTPIFYPNGKPHIGHAYNVIATDAMARFQRLDGKDVFFLSGTDEHGLKMQQTADQEGVAPKALADRNSAIFREMEEAVGASNDEFIRTTEARHYKACQAIWERMAANGDIYLDRYSGWYSVRQEAYFDEKETTVGDDGVRREPLGSPVEWNEEETYFFRLSAYQDKLLALYEQRPDFVAPAERRNEVMSFVKSGLKDLSISRTTFNWGVPVPGDPKHVMYVWVDALTNYITAAGFPDTAGEKWDFWPATHIIGKDIVRFHAVYWPAFLMSAGIELPKRVFAHGFLFNRGEKMSKSVGNVVDPFAMIEHYGLDQVRYFFLREVPFGQDGSYSHDAIVNRTNADLANDLGNLAQRSLSMIAKNCGAVVPARGVLADADRAILAMADEALATARRTMAEQSVHQALAAIFGVVAEANRYFAGQEPWALKKTDPARMETVLHTTAETIRRVALMCQPFMPTSAAKLLDLLAVSADERAFEHAGEAHALKPGTPLPTPAAVFPRYVEPAAAEQ; encoded by the coding sequence ATGTCACGCGAAAAATTCTACATCACGACCCCGATCTTCTATCCGAACGGCAAGCCGCATATCGGCCATGCCTACAATGTGATTGCTACCGACGCGATGGCGCGGTTCCAGCGGCTCGACGGCAAGGACGTGTTCTTCCTGTCGGGAACCGACGAGCACGGGCTGAAGATGCAGCAGACAGCCGATCAGGAGGGTGTGGCGCCGAAGGCGTTGGCCGACCGCAATTCGGCGATCTTCCGGGAAATGGAGGAAGCCGTCGGCGCTTCCAATGACGAATTCATCCGCACCACCGAGGCGCGCCACTACAAGGCCTGCCAGGCCATTTGGGAGCGCATGGCGGCTAACGGCGACATTTATCTCGACCGCTACAGCGGCTGGTATTCGGTGCGGCAGGAAGCCTATTTCGACGAAAAGGAAACCACGGTCGGCGACGACGGCGTGCGCCGCGAGCCGCTCGGTTCGCCGGTAGAATGGAACGAGGAAGAGACCTATTTCTTCCGGCTCTCCGCCTATCAGGACAAGCTTCTCGCGCTGTACGAGCAGCGCCCGGATTTTGTCGCGCCCGCCGAGCGCCGCAACGAGGTGATGAGTTTCGTCAAGTCGGGCCTGAAGGATCTTTCGATCTCGCGCACCACCTTCAATTGGGGCGTGCCGGTGCCGGGCGATCCGAAGCATGTCATGTATGTCTGGGTCGACGCGCTGACCAACTACATCACCGCCGCAGGCTTTCCCGATACAGCCGGCGAAAAATGGGATTTCTGGCCGGCGACGCACATCATCGGCAAGGACATCGTGCGGTTCCACGCGGTCTACTGGCCGGCCTTCCTGATGTCGGCCGGCATCGAACTGCCGAAGCGGGTTTTCGCGCACGGCTTTCTGTTCAACCGCGGCGAAAAGATGTCGAAGTCGGTCGGCAATGTCGTCGATCCCTTCGCCATGATCGAGCATTACGGCCTAGACCAAGTGCGCTATTTCTTCCTGCGCGAAGTGCCGTTCGGACAGGACGGCAGTTATAGCCACGACGCCATCGTCAACCGCACCAATGCCGACCTCGCCAACGACCTCGGCAATCTGGCGCAGCGCTCGCTGTCGATGATCGCCAAGAACTGCGGCGCCGTTGTGCCGGCGCGCGGCGTGCTTGCCGATGCCGACCGGGCAATCCTGGCAATGGCCGACGAAGCGCTGGCCACCGCACGCAGGACCATGGCCGAGCAGTCGGTCCATCAGGCGCTGGCGGCGATCTTCGGCGTTGTGGCCGAAGCGAACCGCTACTTCGCAGGCCAGGAGCCCTGGGCGCTGAAGAAGACGGACCCGGCGCGCATGGAGACGGTGCTGCACACCACCGCCGAAACCATCCGGCGCGTCGCGCTGATGTGCCAGCCCTTCATGCCGACATCGGCGGCAAAGCTGCTCGACCTCCTGGCCGTGTCGGCCGATGAGCGCGCATTCGAGCATGCCGGGGAGGCGCATGCACTGAAGCCGGGCACCCCGCTGCCCACGCCGGCGGCGGTGTTCCCTCGTTATGTCGAGCCGGCGGCGGCGGAACAGTAA
- a CDS encoding TatD family hydrolase yields MLVDSHCHLDFPDFADERAAIVERAAAAGVARIVTISTRVRRFPDVLAIAEAFDAVYCSVGTHPHNAAEELDVTADELGRLSAHPKVVAIGEAGLDYHYDKSPRDAQAKGLRTHIAAARQTDLPLVIHARSADADMAAILEEETEKGAFPFILHCFSSGRELAETGVRLGGYVSFSGILTFKNSSELRDIAAGVPQDRLLVETDAPYLAPMPYRGKRNEPAYVAQTAAVLAETVGVSAAEIATITTDNFFRLFTKMPRPAGNA; encoded by the coding sequence ATGCTTGTCGACAGCCACTGCCACCTTGATTTTCCGGACTTCGCCGACGAGCGCGCGGCGATCGTCGAGCGTGCGGCGGCGGCAGGCGTGGCGCGCATAGTGACGATCTCGACGCGCGTCAGGCGGTTTCCCGACGTGCTGGCGATCGCAGAGGCTTTCGACGCGGTCTATTGCTCGGTCGGCACGCATCCGCACAATGCCGCCGAGGAACTCGATGTGACCGCCGACGAACTGGGCCGGCTTTCGGCCCATCCGAAGGTGGTGGCGATCGGCGAGGCCGGCCTCGACTACCATTACGATAAATCCCCGCGTGACGCCCAGGCGAAAGGCCTCCGCACCCACATAGCCGCGGCGCGGCAGACGGATCTGCCGCTTGTAATCCATGCGCGCAGCGCCGATGCCGACATGGCCGCGATCCTCGAGGAAGAAACTGAGAAGGGCGCTTTCCCCTTCATCCTGCACTGCTTTTCGTCGGGGCGAGAACTCGCCGAGACAGGCGTCAGGCTTGGCGGCTATGTCTCTTTTTCCGGTATTTTGACCTTCAAGAACTCCAGCGAGTTGCGCGATATCGCAGCCGGCGTGCCGCAAGACCGCCTGCTGGTCGAGACTGACGCGCCCTATCTCGCGCCGATGCCCTATCGCGGCAAGCGCAACGAGCCCGCTTATGTGGCCCAGACAGCCGCGGTGCTCGCCGAAACGGTCGGGGTGAGCGCCGCCGAGATCGCGACGATCACCACTGACAATTTCTTCCGGCTGTTCACCAAGATGCCGCGCCCGGCCGGGAACGCCTGA
- a CDS encoding MBL fold metallo-hydrolase translates to MAGLLRFTILGCGSSPGTPRITGDWGDCDPLEPKNRRLRAAALVERIAPNGGKTTVVIDTGPDFREQMLMAKVRRVDAVVYTHAHADHIHGIDDLRSYWLEQRRLIPVYGDSPTLARLREAFDYCFATPPGSSYPPIVSANLIEHGVPFTIEGEGGAITFEPLPQIHGDAISLGFRIGPIAYCPDVSGFSEATAARLTGLDVLVIDALQYRPHPSHLSLSEALEWIERLAPGRALLTHMHVPLDYATVMRETPDNVEPAYDGMVVEMPLESDRWTTSLM, encoded by the coding sequence GTGGCGGGCCTGCTGCGCTTCACGATTCTTGGCTGCGGCTCATCGCCCGGCACGCCGCGCATCACCGGCGATTGGGGCGATTGCGACCCGCTGGAGCCGAAAAACCGCCGTTTGCGCGCTGCGGCGCTGGTGGAGCGCATTGCGCCGAATGGCGGGAAGACGACCGTCGTCATCGACACCGGGCCTGATTTCCGCGAGCAGATGCTGATGGCCAAGGTCCGCCGCGTCGACGCCGTCGTCTACACCCACGCCCATGCCGACCACATACACGGGATCGACGATCTGCGCAGCTACTGGCTGGAGCAGCGGCGGCTGATCCCCGTCTATGGCGACAGCCCGACGCTTGCGCGGCTGCGCGAGGCCTTCGACTACTGTTTCGCCACGCCGCCGGGCAGTTCCTATCCGCCGATCGTCAGCGCCAACCTCATCGAGCACGGCGTCCCGTTCACGATCGAGGGCGAGGGCGGGGCGATCACCTTCGAGCCGCTGCCGCAGATTCACGGCGATGCCATTTCACTGGGTTTCCGCATCGGCCCGATCGCCTATTGCCCCGATGTCAGCGGCTTTTCCGAAGCGACGGCGGCGCGGCTGACCGGCCTCGACGTGCTCGTCATCGACGCGCTGCAATACCGCCCGCATCCTAGCCATTTGTCGCTTTCCGAGGCGCTCGAATGGATCGAGCGCCTGGCGCCGGGGCGCGCGTTGCTGACCCACATGCACGTGCCGCTCGACTATGCGACGGTGATGCGCGAAACGCCGGACAATGTCGAACCGGCTTATGACGGAATGGTGGTTGAAATGCCATTGGAATCAGACCGATGGACGACAAGCCTGATGTAA
- a CDS encoding YbaK/EbsC family protein: protein MDDKPDVSGSIARVTEAARVAGLDIEIRRMGASTRTAAEAAEQCGCSVAQIVKSLIFQGERSGRLFLFMLSGEHQLDLVKAAALAAEPLQRADPRHIREVTGFAIGGVSPIGHIAAIPAFADEMLLRFDRVWAAAGAHDAVFAAEPRALIVAAGATVASLANQESAI from the coding sequence ATGGACGACAAGCCTGATGTAAGCGGCAGCATTGCGCGGGTTACCGAGGCCGCGCGTGTTGCCGGTCTCGATATCGAGATCCGCCGCATGGGCGCCTCGACCCGCACGGCCGCCGAGGCGGCAGAGCAATGCGGCTGTTCGGTCGCGCAGATCGTCAAATCCCTGATCTTCCAGGGCGAACGCAGCGGCCGGCTCTTTCTGTTCATGCTCTCGGGAGAGCACCAGCTCGACCTCGTCAAGGCGGCGGCACTTGCGGCCGAGCCGCTGCAACGCGCCGACCCGCGCCACATCCGCGAAGTCACCGGCTTCGCCATAGGTGGCGTCTCGCCGATCGGCCATATCGCCGCCATTCCGGCGTTCGCCGATGAAATGCTGCTGCGCTTTGATCGCGTTTGGGCCGCCGCCGGAGCGCATGACGCAGTATTCGCTGCCGAGCCCCGCGCTCTGATTGTAGCGGCCGGCGCGACCGTTGCGAGCCTTGCCAATCAGGAAAGTGCCATATGA
- a CDS encoding nitroreductase, with amino-acid sequence MTSSIIDFMLKRNSAPIPELREPAPGDDEIATMIRIATRVPDHGRLAPWRFILYRGKAREEIGEKLADLAEKREGPLTEARRNQELTRFSRAPLVIGVISSPKENPKIPQWEMFLSGGAAAMSLVLAANALGYGTNWITNWYSDVEEGRRILGLAPHERVVGFVHIGSYEGPAPERPRPDPAALYADYAGPWEG; translated from the coding sequence ATGACATCGTCGATCATCGACTTCATGCTGAAGCGCAATTCCGCGCCGATCCCGGAACTGCGCGAACCGGCGCCCGGCGACGACGAGATCGCGACGATGATCAGGATCGCCACGCGCGTGCCCGACCATGGCAGGCTCGCGCCGTGGCGCTTCATCCTCTATCGCGGCAAGGCGCGCGAGGAGATCGGCGAAAAACTCGCCGATCTTGCCGAAAAGCGCGAAGGCCCGCTGACTGAAGCGCGCCGCAACCAGGAACTGACGCGTTTCTCGCGCGCGCCGCTGGTCATCGGCGTGATTTCGAGCCCGAAGGAGAACCCGAAGATCCCGCAATGGGAGATGTTCCTGTCCGGCGGCGCGGCGGCGATGAGCCTGGTGCTCGCCGCAAATGCGCTCGGCTACGGCACTAACTGGATCACCAACTGGTATTCCGATGTCGAGGAGGGCAGGCGCATCCTCGGCCTCGCGCCGCATGAACGCGTGGTCGGTTTCGTGCATATCGGCTCCTATGAAGGCCCGGCGCCGGAGCGTCCGCGTCCCGATCCGGCGGCGCTCTATGCCGATTATGCTGGTCCGTGGGAGGGATAG
- a CDS encoding flavin reductase family protein, translating into MFYEPAKGHGLPHDPFKAIVAPRPIGWISTVALNGDVNLAPYSFFNAFSTNPFLVWFSSEGEKDSASFARETGEFVVNLVGRDLAEKMNRSAVDAPRGVNEFAYAGLTPAPSRLVAPPRVAEAPAALECKVTEILRPKALDGSDAGVFVVTGEVVGVHIDDEMLTDGLFDTVKAGNVARLGYMDYSMVNETFQMRRPRWGKD; encoded by the coding sequence TTGTTCTACGAACCAGCCAAGGGCCACGGCCTGCCGCACGATCCGTTCAAGGCCATCGTCGCGCCGCGCCCGATCGGCTGGATTTCGACCGTGGCCCTTAACGGCGACGTTAATCTCGCACCCTATTCCTTTTTCAACGCCTTCTCGACGAACCCCTTCCTTGTCTGGTTCTCGTCGGAGGGCGAGAAAGACAGCGCCAGCTTTGCGCGCGAAACCGGCGAATTCGTCGTCAATCTGGTCGGGCGCGATCTCGCGGAAAAGATGAACCGCAGCGCCGTCGATGCGCCGCGCGGCGTCAACGAATTCGCCTATGCCGGCCTGACCCCCGCGCCTTCGCGGCTGGTCGCGCCGCCGCGCGTGGCTGAAGCTCCGGCCGCGCTCGAATGCAAGGTAACGGAAATCCTGCGCCCCAAGGCCCTCGACGGCAGCGATGCCGGCGTGTTCGTCGTCACCGGCGAGGTGGTCGGCGTCCACATCGACGACGAAATGCTCACCGACGGCCTGTTCGACACCGTCAAGGCCGGCAATGTCGCCCGCCTCGGCTACATGGATTATTCCATGGTCAACGAGACTTTTCAGATGCGCCGCCCGCGCTGGGGCAAGGATTAG
- a CDS encoding CoA ester lyase encodes MRSLLFVPGDSERKLEKGFSAGADVIIVDLEDSVASGNKEAARRVAADFIRERRAPTGAAVYVRVNDLSTGLTDDDLAALMPARPDGIMLPKSNSFADVQQLSAKLRVREAENGLADGCTKIIPIITETAAGLLAAGSYNASARLAGLTWGAEDLSAAIGARATRDERGRYTDVFRLARAMTVLAASAAETAAIDTVFVNFRDNEGLRAECLEAERDGFTAKMAIHPDQVAVINEAFTPSQEAVAHAQAVVEAFRAAGDPGVVGIDGQMYDRPHLRRAERLLARAQAASL; translated from the coding sequence ATGCGCTCGCTTCTGTTCGTGCCGGGCGATTCGGAAAGGAAGCTGGAGAAGGGATTTTCGGCAGGCGCGGATGTCATCATCGTCGACCTCGAGGATTCGGTCGCTTCCGGCAACAAGGAAGCGGCGCGCAGGGTCGCTGCGGATTTCATCCGCGAACGGAGGGCGCCGACGGGCGCTGCGGTCTATGTCCGCGTCAACGATCTGTCCACCGGGCTGACCGATGACGATCTCGCAGCGCTGATGCCGGCGAGGCCTGACGGCATCATGCTGCCGAAATCCAACAGCTTCGCCGATGTGCAGCAGCTTTCTGCGAAACTGCGCGTCCGCGAGGCCGAAAACGGCTTGGCAGATGGCTGCACGAAGATCATTCCAATCATCACCGAGACGGCGGCCGGCCTGCTGGCCGCCGGGAGCTACAACGCCAGCGCCCGTCTTGCCGGCCTGACCTGGGGTGCGGAAGACCTTTCCGCCGCGATCGGCGCGCGGGCCACACGCGACGAGCGCGGCCGCTACACCGATGTCTTCCGGCTGGCTCGGGCGATGACGGTGCTTGCAGCCTCGGCCGCCGAGACCGCGGCTATCGATACGGTGTTCGTGAATTTCCGGGACAATGAGGGGTTGCGCGCGGAATGCCTGGAAGCCGAGCGCGACGGCTTCACCGCCAAGATGGCGATCCACCCCGACCAGGTTGCGGTCATCAACGAGGCGTTCACGCCATCTCAGGAAGCGGTGGCGCATGCGCAAGCGGTGGTCGAAGCATTCCGGGCGGCGGGAGACCCGGGCGTCGTCGGCATTGACGGCCAGATGTACGATCGGCCGCATCTGCGCCGCGCCGAGCGGCTGCTGGCGAGGGCGCAGGCTGCGAGTCTCTAA
- a CDS encoding MaoC family dehydratase — MAGLYLEEFEPGRTFKHTLRKTVTESDNMLFSVMTLNPQPLHIDFDFAAKSEWGKPLVNSLFTLGLMIGISVNDITVGTTVANLGMRETTFPHPVFHGDTISVETEVLSVRESKSKPDRGIVEFEHRAFNQHGVLVAKCTRQAMMLKRPA; from the coding sequence ATGGCTGGACTGTATCTTGAGGAGTTCGAGCCTGGCCGGACGTTCAAGCACACGCTCCGCAAGACCGTCACCGAAAGCGACAACATGCTGTTTTCGGTGATGACGCTTAACCCGCAGCCGCTGCATATCGACTTCGATTTCGCCGCCAAGAGCGAATGGGGCAAGCCGCTGGTCAATTCGCTGTTCACGCTCGGCCTGATGATCGGCATCTCGGTGAACGACATAACTGTCGGCACGACCGTCGCCAATCTCGGCATGCGCGAGACGACATTTCCGCATCCCGTTTTCCATGGGGATACGATCAGCGTCGAGACGGAGGTGCTGTCGGTTCGCGAATCGAAATCCAAGCCCGACCGCGGCATTGTCGAGTTCGAGCACCGCGCCTTCAACCAGCATGGCGTGCTGGTCGCCAAATGCACCCGTCAGGCGATGATGCTGAAAAGGCCGGCCTGA